A stretch of the Chloroflexota bacterium genome encodes the following:
- a CDS encoding sulfite exporter TauE/SafE family protein, which translates to MSEWLLIPIGVAVGAYGTLIGAGGGFVLVPVLLFLYPQAKPSTITSISLAVVFFNATSGSVAYGRQRRIDFRTGIVFAAATVPGAVLGAIVVGYIPRGIFDVLFGIVLVVLALIIIMRPVARPADQPRRPNGSVTRVITDATGTRHEYSFNIALGVALSVGVGFLSSLLGIGGGIIHVPAMVLLLNFPAHIATATSHFVLAIMSLAGSIVHLIAGELAPGSGLMRALFLAIGVIPGAQVGAVLSHRVHGTWIIRLLGVALLLVGVRLLGTVFV; encoded by the coding sequence TTGAGTGAGTGGCTTCTGATACCGATCGGCGTAGCCGTGGGCGCCTACGGAACGCTGATTGGTGCGGGCGGCGGTTTCGTTCTCGTCCCGGTCCTCTTGTTCCTCTACCCCCAGGCGAAGCCATCGACGATCACGTCGATCTCGCTCGCGGTTGTGTTTTTCAATGCGACGTCGGGCTCAGTCGCCTACGGTCGTCAACGGCGCATTGACTTCCGCACCGGGATCGTCTTCGCGGCCGCGACGGTGCCGGGCGCGGTCCTGGGCGCCATCGTCGTGGGGTATATCCCTCGGGGGATTTTCGACGTCTTGTTCGGCATCGTCCTGGTCGTGCTGGCTCTTATCATCATCATGCGACCCGTCGCGCGGCCCGCGGATCAACCTCGACGGCCCAACGGCAGCGTGACGCGCGTCATCACCGACGCCACGGGGACGCGCCATGAGTACTCGTTCAACATTGCGCTGGGCGTCGCCCTCTCGGTCGGCGTCGGGTTCCTCTCGAGTCTGCTCGGCATCGGGGGTGGCATCATCCACGTGCCGGCGATGGTGCTGCTCCTGAATTTCCCCGCCCACATCGCCACTGCCACGAGCCACTTCGTGCTGGCGATCATGTCGCTTGCCGGCAGCATCGTTCACCTCATCGCGGGAGAGCTGGCGCCTGGCTCCGGGCTGATGCGCGCGCTCTTCCTGGCGATCGGCGTGATTCCGGGCGCTCAGGTCGGCGCGGTCCTCTCGCACCGCGTGCACGGGACCTGGATCATCCGGCTCCTCGGCGTCGCGCTCCTGCTGGTGGGGGTCCGACTCCTCGGAACGGTGTTCGTCTGA